One genomic window of Cydia splendana chromosome 16, ilCydSple1.2, whole genome shotgun sequence includes the following:
- the LOC134798091 gene encoding lipase 3-like, producing the protein MVQKIFILAFFATCHGQLADLLFPRVANTVRQTADSLTNNPVASQATNFAGGLLKNTFNLFTNVPITLARSLTGGDGINGVPGPINDNNLAALSDNFLSEFNFGLGNEDCNLNCDQLITKYGHSVETHDVLTEDGYILKMFRIPSDGPVVYLQHGLLGSADDYIVAGPDSGIAYLLSKEGYDVWLGNSRGCKHSRRHIEMSPSQGAFWDFSWHEVGYYDLPAMINYALNTTGKEKLKYIGHSQGTTAFWVMGSERPEYMDKIALMVALSPVAFMSHMKSPIVRFLAPTGGIIHAFAKTIGLYELAPDNALMRVFRRIACGGGPFAEIMCTNLLFLVAGYNVEQLNVTNLPVIFSHAPSGASAKQFAHYGQEVISGRFRKFDYGSAGNQARYGSSDPPDYDLSRVTAPVSLVYSDADWLCDARDVDMLYSLLPNAIDIHKVPSRNFNHLDFVFAKDVKHLIFERLSKLLARF; encoded by the coding sequence atggtccaaaaaatatttattctcgCATTTTTCGCTACCTGCCATGGGCAACTCGCGGACTTACTGTTCCCTCGTGTGGCCAACACCGTTAGGCAGACGGCGGACTCGTTAACAAATAACCCGGTGGCGAGCCAGGCGACCAACTTCGCCGGAGGCTTGCTGAAGAACACCTTCAATCTCTTCACCAACGTACCCATCACCCTCGCGCGGTCTCTAACCGGCGGAGACGGTATCAACGGTGTCCCCGGGCCCATCAACGACAACAACTTGGCAGCCTTAAGCGATAACTTCCTCTCCGAGTTCAACTTCGGCCTAGGCAACGAGGACTGCAATCTTAACTGCGACCAGCTCATCACCAAATACGGACATTCAGTTGAGACGCACGATGTTCTCACCGAAGATGGTTATATATTGAAGATGTTCAGGATACCCAGCGACGGACCAGTTGTGTATCTTCAACATGGGTTGTTAGGAAGTGCAGATGACTATATAGTGGCCGGTCCGGACAGTGGTATAGCTTATCTCCTTTCAAAAGAGGGGTACGACGTCTGGTTGGGAAACTCACGCGGCTGCAAGCACTCGCGACGTCATATCGAGATGAGCCCCTCCCAAGGCGCTTTCTGGGACTTCTCTTGGCACGAAGTTGGCTACTACGATCTACCCGCTATGATCAACTACGCGCTAAATACAACAGGAAAGGAAAAGCTGAAATACATCGGCCATTCCCAGGGGACGACTGCATTCTGGGTGATGGGATCAGAACGTCCCGAATACATGGACAAGATTGCTTTAATGGTTGCGCTATCACCCGTCGCATTTATGTCCCACATGAAGAGTCCTATCGTTAGATTTTTGGCTCCCACGGGAGGTATAATTCACGCATTTGCTAAGACTATTGGTCTTTATGAATTAGCTCCGGATAATGCGTTGATGAGAGTATTTAGAAGAATAGCGTGCGGCGGAGGGCCGTTTGCGGAAATTATGTGCACTAATCTTTTGTTCTTAGTGGCTGGTTACAACGTGGAACAGTTGAATGTGACGAATCTGCCTGTGATCTTCAGCCACGCGCCGTCAGGGGCGTCAGCGAAGCAGTTCGCCCATTATGGGCAAGAAGTGATCTCTGGGAGGTTCAGGAAGTTCGACTACGGCTCAGCGGGGAACCAGGCGCGGTACGGGTCAAGCGACCCGCCCGACTACGATCTGTCGCGAGTGACAGCTCCCGTGTCGCTGGTCTACAGCGACGCCGACTGGCTCTGCGACGCGCGCGACGTCGACATGTTGTACAGCCTCTTGCCCAACGCCATCGACATACACAAAGTACCGTCGAGAAACTTTAACCATTTGGACTTTGTGTTCGCGAAGGATGTGAAACATTTGATTTTTGAGAGGCTGAGTAAACTGTTGGCTCGTttttaa